The Bacillus sp. Y1 genome has a window encoding:
- a CDS encoding nucleotidyltransferase domain-containing protein, whose translation MFKDHAILNAIVNEFSQLQEVEAILLAGSHTTDTQDENSDYDLYIYSNKEVSVIKREEIIKGFCDYVEINNQFWETEDDGIIIDVNTPIEIIYRDLDWIDAQLERTLIKCQADVGYTTCFWSNFITSVILFDKHKKAEKLQQKYNIKFPEALKLDIIRKNYPLLRYQMPAYYFQIEKAIKRNDYVSINHRVAALLASYFDILFAINEMPHPGEKKLVKILKEKGAKLPFDMEKNLNDLLSSISGFDERILIEVNKLVDNLDNLLTAEGILTSEC comes from the coding sequence ATGTTTAAAGATCACGCAATATTAAACGCTATTGTAAACGAGTTTTCACAATTACAGGAAGTAGAAGCCATACTGCTTGCGGGTTCTCACACAACCGACACACAAGATGAAAACTCTGATTATGATTTATATATCTATTCGAACAAGGAAGTTTCAGTTATAAAAAGAGAAGAAATCATAAAGGGATTTTGTGATTATGTAGAGATTAATAATCAATTCTGGGAGACTGAAGATGATGGAATTATAATAGACGTGAATACCCCAATTGAAATTATTTACCGGGATTTGGATTGGATTGATGCACAACTTGAGAGAACATTAATTAAATGTCAAGCAGATGTCGGATATACAACTTGTTTTTGGAGTAATTTCATAACATCAGTCATACTGTTTGATAAACACAAAAAAGCTGAAAAACTTCAACAAAAATACAATATTAAATTTCCAGAAGCATTAAAGTTAGATATTATAAGAAAAAATTATCCGTTATTAAGGTATCAGATGCCTGCTTATTATTTTCAAATAGAAAAAGCCATTAAGAGAAATGATTACGTAAGTATTAACCATAGGGTGGCTGCTCTTTTGGCCAGCTATTTCGATATATTGTTTGCTATAAACGAAATGCCGCACCCTGGAGAAAAGAAATTAGTAAAAATATTAAAAGAAAAAGGAGCTAAACTTCCTTTTGATATGGAAAAAAATTTAAATGATTTATTGAGCAGCATTTCTGGTTTTGACGAAAGAATTTTAATCGAAGTAAATAAACTGGTTGATAACTTAGACAATCTCTTAACTGCAGAGGGGATTTTAACGTCAGAGTGCTAA
- a CDS encoding LysR family transcriptional regulator: MELRQLRYFIEVAEREHMTEAADNLNVAQSAVSYQITKLEEELGVKLLERVGRNIKVTQIGYIFLKYVKSSLKKLDEAKEKIDEYLDPQAGTIKIGYPTSLARYWLPTVISAYKNDFPNVSFHLRQGSYANLIDAVKNGEIDLAFLGPVPTNDPDLETKILFMENIVALIPSLHPLAEKKRIPLSDLRSDKFVLFPKGYVLRKLAVEACREAGFEPEITSEGEDMDALKGLVSAGIGVSLLPESTFYDSTPRFTVKVPIETPKAVRTVGVIIPKHRELAPAERNFYQFLIQFFNRLEQYK, from the coding sequence ATGGAACTCCGTCAATTGCGCTATTTTATAGAAGTAGCCGAACGAGAACATATGACAGAAGCAGCTGATAACTTAAACGTGGCACAATCTGCGGTGAGCTATCAAATAACCAAGCTAGAAGAGGAGCTAGGGGTAAAGCTACTCGAACGAGTCGGTAGAAACATTAAGGTCACACAGATTGGATATATCTTTTTGAAGTATGTCAAAAGCTCCTTAAAAAAGCTGGATGAAGCAAAAGAAAAAATAGACGAGTACCTCGATCCTCAAGCAGGCACGATTAAAATCGGCTATCCAACAAGTCTAGCCCGATATTGGCTCCCAACGGTGATTTCTGCTTATAAGAATGATTTCCCAAATGTATCTTTCCATCTGCGTCAAGGATCGTATGCCAACTTGATCGATGCCGTGAAAAACGGGGAAATTGATTTGGCGTTCCTTGGACCTGTCCCAACCAATGATCCTGACTTAGAAACTAAGATCTTATTTATGGAAAACATCGTTGCCTTGATTCCTTCTCTTCACCCGTTGGCTGAGAAAAAACGGATTCCTTTAAGTGATTTGCGGTCAGACAAGTTCGTCTTATTTCCGAAGGGGTATGTTCTTCGAAAACTTGCGGTAGAGGCATGTCGCGAAGCAGGCTTTGAACCGGAGATTACCTCTGAAGGAGAGGACATGGATGCGTTAAAAGGACTCGTTTCCGCCGGAATTGGAGTCAGTCTCTTACCAGAGAGCACGTTCTATGACTCTACTCCCCGATTCACCGTTAAAGTACCGATTGAGACCCCTAAAGCGGTGCGTACCGTGGGTGTCATTATACCGAAGCACCGGGAACTAGCACCGGCTGAGAGAAATTTTTATCAGTTTCTAATACAGTTTTTTAATCGGTTGGAGCAGTATAAATAG
- a CDS encoding dehydrogenase, translated as MQEKGEGAILFTTGISAFYPIPDIGNAGIIMSGLRNYATNLHNILKKQFIYVGHLTIGTFIAPGTERDPDLIAEAWYEPYSKKDPFEATFPKDIKFPF; from the coding sequence GTGCAGGAAAAAGGTGAAGGTGCAATTCTTTTCACGACTGGTATATCAGCTTTTTATCCAATTCCTGATATTGGAAATGCAGGTATTATTATGTCTGGATTGCGAAATTACGCAACAAATCTACACAATATATTAAAAAAACAATTTATCTATGTTGGTCACTTAACAATAGGCACCTTTATTGCACCAGGAACAGAAAGAGATCCAGACTTAATTGCGGAAGCTTGGTATGAACCATATAGTAAAAAAGACCCATTCGAGGCAACTTTCCCAAAAGATATTAAATTCCCTTTTTAA
- a CDS encoding PrsW family glutamic-type intramembrane protease yields the protein MKCSQCDYSNPTGSKFCLSCGEKFLKMNTPQDENSFFYEFANYVNVVPKVERSVEPKFVNIFSRVFADHSELEAERLFIVGTALTTPKISEVKDTWPKPWLFARLFIIALLVFAGFYVGASYFGNANFLPGLIIVGAFGVPLTTLIFFWEMNVPQNIAIYRVIYVVLVGGILSMLIALVFFDILKKNINPITIGIIEELAKTIIVITFVHYRRYKYILNGLLIGAAVGAGFAAFETAGYALRALLSGDAVSLYGTILLRGFYAPGGHVAWAALTGAAFCRVQKDQPFQFNMLLDYKFLQVFILVVGIHALWDTSIPGMFPFGQVILMVISWLAVFLFIRGGLKEIGEKKLMPSKMYT from the coding sequence TTGAAATGTTCACAATGTGATTACTCCAATCCAACTGGCTCAAAGTTCTGCTTAAGCTGTGGAGAAAAGTTCCTTAAAATGAATACACCACAGGATGAAAACAGCTTTTTTTATGAGTTTGCCAATTATGTCAATGTGGTTCCAAAGGTGGAACGGTCGGTTGAACCTAAATTTGTCAATATTTTTTCCCGTGTTTTTGCTGATCATAGTGAACTGGAAGCGGAACGACTGTTTATTGTTGGAACGGCACTTACTACGCCGAAAATATCGGAAGTAAAAGATACATGGCCCAAACCTTGGCTATTTGCTAGGTTATTCATTATTGCGCTACTTGTTTTTGCGGGATTTTACGTAGGTGCGAGTTACTTTGGAAATGCAAACTTTCTACCGGGACTGATAATTGTTGGTGCATTTGGGGTTCCTTTGACCACGTTAATCTTCTTCTGGGAGATGAATGTACCCCAGAACATTGCGATTTACCGTGTGATTTATGTGGTGTTAGTTGGGGGTATACTCTCCATGTTAATCGCACTCGTGTTTTTCGACATTCTGAAGAAAAACATCAATCCGATTACAATTGGAATTATCGAAGAGCTTGCCAAAACCATCATCGTCATTACGTTTGTTCACTACCGAAGGTACAAATATATTTTAAACGGTTTGCTTATTGGTGCAGCAGTCGGGGCAGGTTTTGCAGCTTTTGAAACGGCTGGATACGCACTAAGAGCACTGCTTTCGGGAGATGCAGTCAGTCTGTATGGTACCATCCTATTGAGAGGGTTCTATGCTCCTGGTGGGCATGTTGCCTGGGCTGCTTTGACCGGTGCTGCGTTCTGTAGAGTGCAAAAGGACCAACCTTTTCAATTTAACATGCTATTGGATTATAAATTTTTACAAGTATTTATCTTAGTCGTCGGGATACACGCTCTATGGGACACATCAATTCCAGGAATGTTTCCCTTTGGACAGGTCATTTTAATGGTTATCTCATGGCTTGCGGTTTTCCTATTCATTCGTGGAGGTCTAAAAGAGATAGGCGAGAAAAAATTAATGCCTTCGAAGATGTACACTTAG
- a CDS encoding SDR family NAD(P)-dependent oxidoreductase: MKTIAIIGAGPGFGLSIAKKFGSQQFNVALIARNSEKLVAMAEELKTMDIQAKHYLADVRDLSQLQDALCAVKNDFGGIDVLEFSPYAGPETFRHVLETTPESVMNKYTATYCQLSNL; encoded by the coding sequence ATGAAAACAATCGCAATCATCGGTGCTGGTCCGGGCTTTGGTTTATCTATCGCGAAAAAATTTGGATCCCAGCAATTTAACGTAGCACTAATTGCGCGTAATTCAGAGAAATTAGTAGCAATGGCTGAGGAATTAAAAACTATGGATATTCAAGCAAAACACTATCTAGCAGATGTTAGAGATTTGTCTCAATTACAAGATGCCTTGTGTGCGGTAAAAAATGATTTCGGTGGAATTGATGTACTTGAATTTAGTCCATATGCTGGACCTGAAACATTCAGACACGTACTGGAAACCACACCAGAAAGCGTAATGAACAAGTATACAGCTACCTATTGCCAGCTCTCCAATCTGTAA